Proteins encoded in a region of the Microtus ochrogaster isolate Prairie Vole_2 chromosome 19, MicOch1.0, whole genome shotgun sequence genome:
- the Mcidas gene encoding multicilin translates to MQACEGSAAGRRAFDSICPNTMLDLSRRPLGKPGKPERKFVPPWKSFSGCGGDSPVSVYEDPPDAEPAALPALTTIDLQDLADCTSLLGTEAPSSADSSASQNPSLQTEDDFSLQNFRDTVDDLIADSSSLMSPPLTDGDFPFSPCDVSSFGSCLSPSLDPPALGSPQLPPPPCAPDLPPPPTEQYWKEVADQNQRALGTALIENNQLHVTLTQKQEEIASLRERNVQLKELASRTRHLASVLDKLMITQSSPEPFQIKATTKRSLEELLCAAGQAGQGCSEVDAILRDISQRCDEALQNRDPKRPRLQQEPGSNNCNSRNLHGAFRGMRTDCSTSSVNLSHSELEEGGSFSTPIRSHSTIRTLAFPQGKAFTIRTVTGGYKFRWVPS, encoded by the exons ATGCAGGCGTGCGAGGGCAGCGCAGCCGGACGCCGGGCCTTCGACAGCATCTGCCCCAATACGATGCTGGATCTGTCGCGGCGGCCACTCGGCAAGCCCGGGAAGCCagagaggaag TTCGTTCCTCCGTGGAAGTCCTTCTCCGGATGCGGCGGCGACAGCCCAGTGTCGGTGTACGAGGATCCCCCTGACGCAGAGCCCGCTGCACTGCCAG CCCTCACCACCATAGACCTGCAGGACCTCGCAGACTGCACCTCGCTACTTGGCACCGAAGCGCCATCTAGTGCTGATTCTTCCGCCTCGCAG AACCCTTCCTTGCAAACCGAAGACGATTTCAGCCTGCAGAATTTCAGAGACACTGTGGATGATCTCATTGCAG ATTCATCCTCTTTGATGTCACCTCCCCTGACCGACGGTgactttcccttttccccatgcGATGTTTCATCTTTCGGGTCCTGCCTCTCGCCATCGCTGGACCCACCTGCTTTGGGGTCTCCACAGCTGCCCCCACCACCCTGTGCTCCAGACCTGCCGCCACCGCCAACCGAGCAGTACTGGAAGGAGGTGGCCGACCAGAACCAGAGGGCACTGGGGACAGCTCTCATAGAGAATAACCAA CTGCACGTGACACTGacgcagaagcaggaggagatcGCCTCACTCAGGGAGAGAAACGTGCAGTTGAAAGAACTCGCCAGCCGGACCCGGCACCTGGCCTCAGTGCTGGAC AAGCTGATGATCACGCAGTCCTCACCAGAGCCCTTCCAGATCAAGGCGACGACGAAAAGGAGCCTGGAGGAGCTGCTCTGTGCGGCGGGCCAAGCAGGACAGGGTTGCTCGGAAGTGGACGCCATCCTTAGGGACATCTCCCAGCGCTGCGATGAAGCCCTGCAGAACCGCGACCCCAAGCGACCTCGGCTGCAACAAGAGCCAGGGAGCAACAACTGCAACTCAAGGAACCTGCATGGTGCCTTCCGAGGGATGCGCACCGACTGCAGCACCAGCTCGGTGAACCTGAGCCACAGTGAGCTGGAGGAAGGCGGCTCCTTCAGCACGCCCATCCGCAGCCACAGTACCATCCGGACTCTGGCCTTCCCCCAGGGCAAAGCCTTCACCATCCGGACAGTCACCGGTGGTTACAAATTCCGCTGGGTCCCCAGCTGA
- the Ccno gene encoding cyclin-O, which yields MVTPCPASPASPAAAAGRRDNHQNLRAPVKKSRRPRLRRKEPLRPLNACSLPGDSGVCDLFESPSSSSDGADSPVASAARDCSSLLSPTQPLTALDLQTFRDYGQSCYDFRKAQESLFHPRESLARQPQVTAQSRCKLLSWLLPVHRQFGLSFESLCLTVNTLDRFLLTTPVAADCFQLLGVTCLLIACKQVEVHPPRVKQLLALCGGVFSRQQLCNLECIVLHKLRFSLGAPTINFFLEHFTHVRVEAGQVEVTGALEAQTLARGVAELSLADYAFTNYTPSLLAICCLALADRMLQLPHPLDLRLGEHPEAALQDCLGKLQMLVSINSASLTHILPPRIWEKCSLPQS from the exons ATGGTGACGCCTTGTCCTGCCAGCCCGGCCAGCCCCGCTGCGGCAGCCGGAAGGCGGGACAACCATCAGAACCTCCGCGCCCCAGTGAAGAAGAGCAGACGCCCGCGCCTCCGGAGGAAGGAGCCACTGCGGCCGCTGAACGCGTGTTCGCTCCCGGGAGACTCCGGCGTCTGTGACCTTTTCGAGTCCCCCAGCTCTAGCTCGGACGGCGCGGACAGCCCTGTGGCGTCTGCGGCGCGGGACTGCAGCTCCTTACTCAGTCCTACCCAGCCCTTGACCGCTCTAGATCTCCAGACCTTCAGAGACTACGGTCAGAGCTGCTACGATTTTCGCAAGGCACAGGAGAGCCTTTTCCATCCGCGGGAGTCGCTGGCGCGACAGCCACAA GTGACCGCACAATCCCGCTGTAAACTGCTCAGCTGGCTCCTGCCAGTCCACCGCCAATTCGGCCTCTCATTCGAGTCGCTGTGCCTGACGGTGAACACTCTGGACCGTTTCCTCCTTACCACCCCAGTAGCTGCAGACTGCTTCCAGCTGCTCGGGGTCACCTGTCTGCTCATCGCTTGCAAGCAG GTAGAGGTGCACCCACCTCGCGTGAAACAGCTCCTAGCCCTGTGCGGTGGCGTTTTCTCCCGGCAACAGCTGTGCAACCTTGAGTGCATCGTGTTACACAAGCTGCGCTTCAGCTTGGGCGCACCCACCATCAACTTCTTCCTGGAGCACTTCACTCACGTTCGCGTGGAGGCGGGGCAGGTTGAGGTCACTGGAGCCCTGGAGGCTCAAACCCTGGCTCGGGGAGTGGCGGAGCTGAGCCTGGCTGATTATGCTTTCACCAACTACACACCTTCCCTGCTGGCCATCTGCTGCCTGGCGCTGGCTGATCGCATGCTGCAGCTCCCCCATCCGCTGGACCTTCGCCTGGGAGAGCACCCGGAGGCCGCACTGCAGGACTGTCTGGGCAAGCTGCAGATGCTGGTGTCCATCAACAGTGCCTCCCTGACTCACATACTGCCTCCCCGGATCTGGGAGAAGTGCAGCTTGCCCCAGAGTTAG